From Girardinichthys multiradiatus isolate DD_20200921_A chromosome 3, DD_fGirMul_XY1, whole genome shotgun sequence, the proteins below share one genomic window:
- the trak1a gene encoding trafficking kinesin-binding protein 1 isoform X6, whose translation MALCVSGHEDKVEFSNLQDQDEEYVCLPIHESTRQDEDEDKEEKDLIIFSRHGRYKQDEENEVMDEEQQILYEVLCADRVGQMTKTYSDIDAVTRLLEEKERDLELAARIGQSLLKKNKALSDRNELLEEQVEHIREEVSQLRHDLSMKDELLQFYTNAAEESEGESSTSTPVRLSEPNVSTPTLFPLDSLQKKLKDLEEENKSLRSVANHLETETISYEEKEQQLVNDCVRELRAANLQASSLAEELARKSDDASRQQEEITHLLSQIVDLQKKAKLYAVENEELTQHLGAAKDAQRQLTAELRELQDKYAECMEMLHEAQEELKNLRNKTLPLSTPRRFHTLGLFPMDSLAAEIEGTMRKELQMDDPDVEEQRLHPKRVFQTVKNLNLMRQQRSSAAPSPLNIPGSNQNSCFTSGRSSRVGTPRSNSIYGSETGSGIFLDNRTSSIPEGPDDGSEDSNKRPPGTPGTPGSRDLEAALHRLSLRRDNYLSEKRFFEEERERKLAYLGKEEEKGGVEGSGGPGTPTESLLSFSSHPSLGSIWSGYSITARSYLPDKLQIVKPLEGSATLHAWQQLAQPHMGALLDHRPGVVTKGFRTLEQDREQEEGWQLDQPEEDEVSRDSFTSLPGESSAPIGSLYSTSAGSICCNKAADIKGNNQIDELNGAICGPKEAVEGKDGHVANMPLLFSCSSSSSPIPSCLEISRHTDLKELHALQPTTVDRTPVHFPGKCMSHTSSTYTFTTCRILHPSDQLTSVSSGSCDEEEELELYQVALLAELEQTH comes from the exons ATGGCACTCTGTGTGTCCGGCCATGAGGACAAGGTGGAATTCTCTAACCTGCAGGATCAGGATGAGGAATATGTTTGTTTGCCCATTCATGAAAGCACAAGGCAGGATGAGGATGAAGACAAGGAAGAGAAGGACCTCATTATTTTCTCCAGGCATGGAAGATACAAACAGGATGAGGAGAATGAAGTAATGGATGAAGAGCAGCAGATTCTTTATGAAG TGTTGTGTGCAGACAGAGTGGGCCAGATGACGAAGACCTACAGCGACATTGATGCCGTCACCCGACTGCTGGAAGAG AAGGAGCGGGACCTGGAGTTAGCAGCTCGCATCGGACAGTCGCTGCTGAAGAAGAACAAGGCTCTCAGTGACAGGAACGAGCTGCTGGAGGAGCAGGTGGAGCACATACGAGAGGAG GTGTCTCAGCTGCGTCACGACCTCTCGATGAAAGACGAGTTACTGCAGTTCTACACAAACGCTGCTGAGGAAAGTGAGGGGGAGTCCAGCACCTCCACACC GGTGCGTCTGAGTGAACCTAATGTGTCGACCCCAACTTTGTTTCCACTGGACTCCCTGCAGAagaaactcaaagatttggaagaagaaaacaaatcacTGCGATCTGTG GCAAATCATTTGGAGACTGAAACGATCTCGTATGAGGAGAAAGAGCAGCAGCTTGTCAACGACTGTGTCAGAGAACTCC GTGCTGCCAACCTGCAGGCTTCCTCTCTGGCAGAAGAGCTGGCCAGGAAGAGCGACGATGCTTCCAGACAGCAAGAGGAGATCACACACCTCCTCTCTCAGATTGTAGACCTGCAGAAGAAGGCAAAGCTT TATGCAGTGGAGAATGAAGAGCTGACACAGCACCTGGGTGCAGCCAAGGATGCTCAGAGACAGCTCACTGCTGAG TTGCGGGAGCTGCAGGATAAGTATGCAGAGTGTATGGAGATGCTCCATGAAGCTCAGGAGGAGCTGAAGAACCTGAGAAATAAAACTCTGCCTCTCAGCACCCCAAGGCGTTTCCATACCCTGGGCTTGTTCCCCATG GACTCCCTCGCAGCAGAAATAGAGGGGACGATGAGAAAAGAGCTTCAGATGGATGACCCAGATGTAGAAGAACAGAG ACTGCACCCAAAGCGAGTTTTTCAGACGGTGAAAAACCTCAACCTGATGCGTCAGCAGCgctcctctgcagctccttcccCTCTGAACATCCCAGGCTCCAATCAGAACTCATGCTTCACCTCGGGGCGCTCCAGCAGGGTGGGCACGCCTCGCTCCAACTCCATCTATGGGAGTGAAACAGGAAGTGGGATCTTCTTGGACAACAGGACAAGCAGTATCCCGGAAGGTCCAGATGATGG GTCGGAAGACTCCAACAAGCGCCCCCCTGGTACACCTGGGACCCCAGGCAGCAGGGACCTGGAGGCAGCCCTGCACCGTCTGTCCCTGCGGCGTGACAACTACCTCTCAGAAAAACGTTTCTTCGAagaagagagggagagaaaactAGCCTACCTGgggaaagaggaggaaaaaggaGGGGTTGAAGGCAGCGGAGGCCCAGGGACCCCAACAGAGAGCCTGCTGTCGTTCAGCTCGCATCCCTCCTTGGGAAGCATCTGGTCGGGATACTCGATCACAGCCAGGTCCTACCTGCCAGACAAGCTGCAGATTGTAAAGCCGCTTGAAG GTTCTGCTACCCTCCATGCGTGGCAGCAGCTGGCTCAACCCCACATGGGGGCTCTGCTGGATCATCGGCCGGGCGTGGTCACAAAGGGCTTCCGCACTTTAGAGCAGGACCGGGAGCAGGAGGAAGGCTGGCAGCTGGACCAACCAGAGGAGGATGAGGTGTCGCGTGACTCATTTACCAGCTTGCCAGGAGAGAGCTCTGCTCCAATAGGTTCACTCTATTCTACCTCTGCTGGCTCCATCTGCTGTAATAAAGCTGCTGACATCAAAGGCAACAACCAAATAGATGAACTGAATGGAGCAATTTGCGGCCCCAAAGAGGCAGTCGAAGGAAAAGATGGACACGTTGCAAATATgccccttctcttttcctgcTCTTCCTCGTCCTCCCCCATTCCCTCTTGTTTGGAGATCAGCAGGCACACGGATCTCAAGGAGCTTCATGCCCTGCAACCCACCACTGTGGACCGCACGCCTG